A single region of the Trachemys scripta elegans isolate TJP31775 chromosome 19, CAS_Tse_1.0, whole genome shotgun sequence genome encodes:
- the FAAP20 gene encoding Fanconi anemia core complex-associated protein 20 isoform X1: MSEEGGGKLRLKPRKAPPGRSREPSPGREPPARRQTLANRYSWFEQQGLSESENMWMLILKAVNPDLKPTSWETVPSLPEFFGQNSENEKNPPKPEVFKVGMKDFQWIPLPSFYKEKAPNRNNPSCCHISKSQTEHLMEREDQADQNQLNIAPVVEKISLAVNDNPDEIIRMKHSRKSSSKLKEKERTEKYEHNQFTDSTLHSEPASTQSLAKDFCLQQLCKGTVLSEEKNRQENESKGQQSYAQMHQHNVLLGETRSTSAEIKSPVDIPKMEGLEEKAEDQRAGTLTLDSCPMCLIQFTGILSQLDIDSHLAKCLSESADDVIW, from the exons ATGTCTGAGGAGGGAGGCGGCAAACTGCGCCTCAAGCCCAGGAAGGCGCCACCGGGCCGCAGCCGGGAGCCCAGCCCGGGTCGGGAGCCCCCCGCGCGGCGCCA aacATTGGCCAACAGATACTCCTGGTTTGAACAACAAGGATTAAGTGAGTCTGAAAATATGTGGATGCTGATACTGAAGGCTGTCAATCCAGATCTAAAACCCACAAGCTGGGAAACAGTGCCCAGTTTACCAGAATTTTTTGGACAG AATTCTGAAAATGAGAAGAACCCACCAAAACCAGAAGTCTTTAAGGTAGGAATGAAAGATTTTCAATGGATACCTCTCCCATCTTTCTACAAAGAAAAAGCTCCTAATAGAAATAATCCAAGCTGCTGTCACATATCAAAAAGTCAAACTGAGCATCTAATGGAAAGAGAGGACCAAGCAGACCAAAACCAGCTAAATATTGCTCCTGTAGTTGAGAAAATATCCCTTGCAGTTAATGACAATCCAGATGAGATCATAAGAATGAAACACAGCAGAAAAAGTTCttcaaaactgaaagaaaaagaaaggactgaaaagtatgaacataatCAATTTACAGATTCAACACTGCATTCTGAACCAGCATCTACCCAAAGTCTTGCAAAAGATTTTTGTCTTCAACAGCTCTGTAAAGGGACTGTGCTGAGTGAAGAGAAAAACAGACAAGAAAATGAAAGCAAAGGACAACAGTCATATGCACAAATGCACCAACATAATGTTTTATTAGGTGAGACCAGATCTACATCTGCAGAAATAAAATCTCCTGTTGACATCCCCAAAATGGAAGGTCTTGAGGAAAAGGCTGAGGATCAGAGAGCAGGAACTTTAACTCTTGACAGTTGTCCGATGTGTCTAATCCAGTTTACTGGAAT ATTGTCACAGTTGGACATTGACAGCCATCTTGCTAAATGTTTGTCTGAAAGTGCAGatgatgtgatttggtaa
- the FAAP20 gene encoding Fanconi anemia core complex-associated protein 20 isoform X2, producing MWMLILKAVNPDLKPTSWETVPSLPEFFGQNSENEKNPPKPEVFKVGMKDFQWIPLPSFYKEKAPNRNNPSCCHISKSQTEHLMEREDQADQNQLNIAPVVEKISLAVNDNPDEIIRMKHSRKSSSKLKEKERTEKYEHNQFTDSTLHSEPASTQSLAKDFCLQQLCKGTVLSEEKNRQENESKGQQSYAQMHQHNVLLGETRSTSAEIKSPVDIPKMEGLEEKAEDQRAGTLTLDSCPMCLIQFTGILSQLDIDSHLAKCLSESADDVIW from the exons ATGTGGATGCTGATACTGAAGGCTGTCAATCCAGATCTAAAACCCACAAGCTGGGAAACAGTGCCCAGTTTACCAGAATTTTTTGGACAG AATTCTGAAAATGAGAAGAACCCACCAAAACCAGAAGTCTTTAAGGTAGGAATGAAAGATTTTCAATGGATACCTCTCCCATCTTTCTACAAAGAAAAAGCTCCTAATAGAAATAATCCAAGCTGCTGTCACATATCAAAAAGTCAAACTGAGCATCTAATGGAAAGAGAGGACCAAGCAGACCAAAACCAGCTAAATATTGCTCCTGTAGTTGAGAAAATATCCCTTGCAGTTAATGACAATCCAGATGAGATCATAAGAATGAAACACAGCAGAAAAAGTTCttcaaaactgaaagaaaaagaaaggactgaaaagtatgaacataatCAATTTACAGATTCAACACTGCATTCTGAACCAGCATCTACCCAAAGTCTTGCAAAAGATTTTTGTCTTCAACAGCTCTGTAAAGGGACTGTGCTGAGTGAAGAGAAAAACAGACAAGAAAATGAAAGCAAAGGACAACAGTCATATGCACAAATGCACCAACATAATGTTTTATTAGGTGAGACCAGATCTACATCTGCAGAAATAAAATCTCCTGTTGACATCCCCAAAATGGAAGGTCTTGAGGAAAAGGCTGAGGATCAGAGAGCAGGAACTTTAACTCTTGACAGTTGTCCGATGTGTCTAATCCAGTTTACTGGAAT ATTGTCACAGTTGGACATTGACAGCCATCTTGCTAAATGTTTGTCTGAAAGTGCAGatgatgtgatttggtaa